CACCTCCTCGGCCACGTCCACAGGGTGCACCCCGTAGGTCAGCTTCCTGAAAAAGACTAAAAAgcccccaggaggggcgggggttATAGCCTCTGGGTGCCCTAAGACTGGGAAGGGGGAGCCTGGTCTGGAGTCATGGGCTTCCAGGGACCTTGAGAACCCGGGGGACACTCTTCACCACCCCCcgtgactcagtttcttcatccgtGAAGTGGACATAGTTTCCTGCCCTATTAAtttcggggtgggggtgggttgtGAGCTGTTGTAAGCAGGAGAAAGAGCTCAAGCCAGAAGGTGTCAGATGAATTAAGGAGCTATGTTTACAGCTGTCGTGAAGCTGCAACCTCCTGCCCACATCTTGATCCATCTCACCTCCCTGGTGTAGACAGGGCCTCGAGCAGGGTGCAGCAGCTCCCTGTTCAGAGCCTTCTGGAACAGCAGTAATAATCCGGTGCATCTATAGAGCGCTTGCTGTGTGCCTGGCAAGGCAGGCACTATAGTCATTCCTCACTGCctaaagagaaactgaggcacagagctcaCAACGAATTGCCTGTGTTGGAACACTGAGCATCCAACCGAGGCCGGCTTCAAGTATAGGGAAGACGGTGCCAGACTCTCAGCATCTACTTGGTGCTGCCTCTCAGGGaaaagtggggggcaggggtaggaAGTTCTGGAAGATCAGATCTGGCTGTTCCTCTCGGGAAACTGAGACCCCAGGACAGGCAGTGACgcggccaaggtcacagagcctgTGAGTGACGGAGCCCAGCCGGGCCTTGGTCTGCTGGATGCGGGTTAGGATTCCCCGCTCCCCCGGTGCCTCGGGACTGCAGTTTGGGGGGCCCCTCCCTGCTGTTGGCCAGGTGGGCGGCCACCCCCAGTCTCGGGCTTCAGGAAgtggcccccaggctgcccccttcccGGGACCTGCACCTCCAGCCTCCCTGGGAAAGCTCACATTTCCAGATGGAGGCCTCCCAGTTTCCTTGGCTCGGATCAACGTGGTACGACCGGATGAAAGTGGGGCTCACGGTGCTGACAACCACGTCGTATTCCTCTACCTCGGCTCGGAGGCAGTCGAAGAAGCCCAGTGCGGCGTGCTTGGAGGCAGCGTCTGGAGGAGACAGCTGGGGGTCGGTGGGGGGCCCGGCCCTGCACCCCGGCAGGAGCACTGCCACAGAGGCCTGCGCACACGCTCCCACCAGCTCAGCTGGAAGAGGACTCTCATGTCGCCCAGCCTTGCCCCTGCTCCGCAGAGGAGGACACGGAGCTCTGGGGTAGTGGTGGATCGAGGCACAGCTGGGGTCTGCTTCGGCTCAGCCACCCACCTGTCCACTGCGggccttgggcaaattgctttatctgtctgaggctcagttttctttctttctttttttaagattttattcatgagagagacacacacagaggcagagacacaggcagaggggaagcaggctccctgcggggagcccaatgtgggactctatcccaggaccctggggtcataccctgagccgaaggcagatgctcaaccactgagccacacaggtgccccgaggctcagttttcttatatataaaatggggataatacccCCCTTGGCAGGTGGTGGTAAAGATGGATAGAAGATGCCCGGCCCAGGCATGAGTTCCCATTCCTTCCCAGTAGAGCTGGTACCAAGTGATTTCTCCAGGGTCCCAGGGCCAGCTCGATACCCCAGTGAGCCCCGAGCAGGTCTCCTTTCCCACCTCCTGGCCTTTTTTGCTCTGGGGGGGTCCTGTCCATCTGAGCTGCTCACCAAATTCACTGCAAATGGATGAGGTCATCGGTTGGGAAAACAAGAACCTTTTCAGGGATTTCAGAAAGAGTAGAGTGGACATTCCTTAGAGcttgtgggtgggtgggggagttAGAGCCACCACTGGGGTATGATGAACCCTAACTTCCTTCCCATTTCAGGGGTGTCCATCTGGGAGGGATTGATGGTGTTCAGCCAGGGCAGGCCCTGACCGCCTGTGGGGACGTGAGCCTCTGGGGCTGAGGAACACAGAGTCCCATGGGTGCTCAGAAGTAGGAACTGAAGGgatgaaataaaaaccaatagACCAGCTCACCTGTGgacgccacccccaccccataacCGCATGCCTAGTGCTAGACACGGCCTCCCCTGTCTTATAAGACATAGACATAATGTTTCTGTCATAACAACTTACAAGCTGTCCGGAATGGGATTCCAAGCTTCCCTTGGATGTTATTCACTAACACAATCTGGCCTGTCCTCCGGGAGATCATGTCGGGAAGCAAGGCTGGAAAGCACAGGACAGTGGGTCATGGTTACACGTTGCAGACCGAGCAGGCAGACAGCCTGCTGCAGACCCCCGTCATCATGCAGGACCCCTCTACCTCCCTGGAAATCTGATTACAGCAGGACAAGTGGACAGGAACAGGGACACCCCTACTCCCGTGTTTCCTAAGAGCAGGCTGGACCCCATTCCTGGGGATTTCGGGGTGGTTTTCAGCGACACCCtaccccccccatccccccccccccatgtacAGAAGTGACAGGGATCTCAGTGGTGAGATAGGTCCTAGATCATCCCATTCCGATTCCCCTCTCTGGGTCCTTATGTGTCTTTAACACCTCTCTTGAAGGCGTGGATCTTTTAACCAAGAGAGGAAAGGCCCCAGCCCTGCATCTTGGGAGAAACTGCTACTTCATTCTATTGTCAAGGACCTTCTATTTATTGAGAGGGAGGGGGGTTTTAATTTATGGCAATGTGATAAAGATTTCCCCTAAAAATGAATGACtttggaaatacagaaatttaGAGAATGGAATAAATCACAGTACATGCAGGTGGAATGGAGATAtggcaaaaaaaatcaaagaatgacTTTGACATTGAGCCCCTGCCTGTTACAGATGGGCAAACCAAGGCCCAGAGCTAGTGACTCTAGCAAGAGTCTCTTAGCAAGTTGGAGGTCCCAACCAGGAAGGTGAACCAGCTCTGGCTTTCCCCCTGCTATCCCCTGCATCCCTCATTTGATGCTGATGAACCCTGAAGGCTGCCTGATGTGCGTTAGAGGAAACCGTTATCTCTGGGGCATCGTTTCAGAAGCTCTGGAAAGTCATCTTTCTGCTTCAGATACCTATCCCTTCCTCTGTCCTGCTGCCCCAAACCTCACTATCCTGGAGATTGTGGCTGTTTACAAGGCAGCTCTAAGACCATGCTTCCAGGGTTCCTCACATTTGAAGCTCAGAAGTTCTCCAGGTATATATATTTACTCCCTTTTGGGGTTCTGCTTTGACAAACTTTcacgggggggagggggtagcTTCAACTCTCAATTCCATTCCCTGTCAtctccagccccacctcccaggTTCTAGACCTGCATTTGAACTTGGCGGTGGGGTCTTTCCAAATAAGAGCTGCCATTTTACCCTTTTTTACCCATTCTGCTCTCCCTGGTCCTGCAAAGGGAAGGACACTACACTGGGCCTTTTGTAGTTTGGGgataaatctttttcttctttatttctgagGACAGAATCTCTATCCTTGACCAACTGACATGGGTGGGAACAGATCAAAGGCCATGTCGATATATCAAAATGTATGTGAAGCATGAAGACAATGGTCCAGAGATGTGGAATGGGATTGGAGGGGGGAGCCATGGAAATGAGTAGGAATTGGGGATAAAGGGCAGGGCTTGGGTGGGAAGGAAGGCATCCAAAGAGGGAGGCTGGAATATACTAGCAAGATACTTTCAAAATCccttttttcttattaacatttATAACCGGAATGTTGAAAGCTTTCACCAAATAAATAGGAATATTCCCGAGGGGGGCTGGAGACCGCATCCAGAATTGGGTGACTGCCTGATAATGTAACAGAGCCCTCTCTAGCAGCCCGTGGCCCAGAAATCTGCAGGAAGGTCAAACTCACGAGACCTTTGGTCAGCGTGATAGGCCCAAAGTAATTGGCATCCATGATCTTCTTGTCGAGCTCTAGAGAAATCTTATGGGCAGGCCCCTTGACCTTCATGCTGGCGTTGTTGATGAGGATGTCCACACAGCCGTAACAGTCCAGGACCTCTTTGGCCACGTCCTGGACACAGCTGATGTCCGAGAGGTCCAAGAGGACCAGCTTTGGGGTAAATGTCTGCTGAACCAATGAGAGAGTCAAGGTTGTGTGTGGGAAGACCTCTCTGTCACAGATCCTGGGGGCCCTCAATGAGAGCCACCCCTTTTTGGAATTCAGAATTCATGGAACGACTTCAAGatagagatgaagagggaaaagTGGAAATGGTTctgggaggaaggaagcagaTGGGGAGTCCATTCGTGGTACCACAGCTACCCCAGGAATCCAAACATGCAAAAATGCAGTAATAAGACTGAACTGTCGGCCAAAGGGGCCAGAACTGATCAATCCAGATGAAAATCACCCTTAacaggggaggctgagcatgGATTCCAATGGTGATGTTATGAAGTATTTATGAGCTCCTTTTTGTAAATGGCATTCCAAACAGGCCTAGGAGTCCCAGGGGAATCCTTCACTATGCTCTGtagccacattttgttttttgaccAAAATCGTACCCtccaaaatatcagaaagggagacagaacataaagactcctaactctgggaaacgaactagggtggtggaaggggaggagggcggggggtgggggtgaatgggtgacgggcactgaggggggcacttgacgggatgagcactgggtgttattccgtatgttggcaaattgaacaccaataaaaaataaatttattattaaaaaaaatcgtACCCTCCACACAATATTTTTGGAGCACCACtaggtgccaggcattgtgttcaGTCCGAAATATTCAATTGCCATTGAGACTCTCACGGTCTAGAGCAGGGAACAGGTTGGAAAAGTCATTATACCATGTGATAAATGCAATTCCAGTGTTTGACAAACATTAGTCCTGATAAGAGGGTTCCCTGGTCAAAGTGTTTAGGAAACACAGACTCTTACACATCCTTCTTGGGGATACACAATGCACATGAGTATatcaaaggctctgagaagtcctgcagtaaAGGAACCCACCAGACAAGCTTGGCTATCCTCAGTATTTCCCACACAATTGACCTCAGAACCTCGTTTTAAATGATTACCTGATAACATCCCCCTAAAACATAACCTGAATGCTGAGTTGTCCCATCTGTTCCATCTTCtcaaatgtgaattattttggGCTGTTTCCAAAAACTAATTCAACAACATCAAGGGAGAATTaaacacaacaaaaccaaaatgtcaAGAGAGCTCCAAAGGCAATTCTCTAAACAAGGCTCCAGAAACGCTTTGAAACCTGCCACCTCCAGGAAAACGTTCACCTCCCAGTGACTTCATCGAAAGTGACTTCACTTCCCTGACTTGTTTGAAGGGAATATCATTTGAgggatggttttattttaaagattttatttttaagtaatctctccacccaacgtggggctcaaactcacaaccccaagatcaggagtcgcacgctccaccaactgagccagccaggcacccctgatatattactttttaaaagtcagccATAAGGGCTTATAATCATGCCCGTACCTGTGCCATGTGCTAGTGTCTGGATCTGCTTTGGCTCTGACTTAAATACgatagggggtggggagggtgagtTGCCAGGGAGCAAGTTCCTGGAATGGTCAAGATGAGCCAGCCCTTGCCTGTGTCAAGATGAGTGAGAGCCCTGCCTCCCATTCCCCCAAAGCAAGCACCAAATCTCACCCACGTAGCCCAAGCACTGCTAAGGGTGCCCAGGAGCTCCCCCAGCCACCTGCCAGGAGGTCTTACCTTGCTGGGGTCAGCCACACTGATGAGGGCGTCATACAGGATCTGTAGCCTCTCCCAGTTCTTCCCACACAGCACCAGCCTTGCCCCACCAGTATGGAACACCCGAGCGCACTCtgtggaggagaaggagagagggcgGGGTGCACcgtggggatggagccccagatgATGAGCCTCCATCATACGAATTCAAGATTTCAAAGAACTCAAAAGTCCTAGGGCCACAGGGTCCCGAGGTCATTTCATTCAACCTCCTCCCGGGgcttgaacttttatttttgtcatttccagCCTCTGCGTGGTTACCTCCCGTGAAGGGGATCAGGGTGGAGAGACATGGCCCTTCCTTCCTGGGATGGTTCTGATTATTAGGATATTCTTCCTTAAGCTGGACAGAGGGATGATCCTGACCACCTAGCCCTCCAGGATCAAAGCCCTTGATATATCTTAATCTAAAGATATAGGAATCAGCCGTCGTGGGTTTTTTCCTAATGTCACCCGTTTCCTGCACATTTTCTCTGTGGGTAGATACTCCATCcagggttatttttatttaaaaaagaaaaaacaataatccTGCTTTGTGTCTAGTTAATTTTATTCTGAACCAAATTCCTGActcacccaacatagggctttcTCAACGGGGCAAAGGTTGGTAGACACCCAGTAGTCTCGTGTAGCAATAATACTGATATTTAAGAACAATAAAAGCTAATATATTTTGAGTGTTTACTTGTTCTAGGGACTGTTGAAAGAGATTTGCATATATTAGATCATTTAATTCCTATGGTGACCACATGAGGCTGTGTCTCGGGTGGGTTTCCCAGAAGCAGAATTAGAGGCAGGGACTCAGGCAGCCAGGTTTTATTGAGGGAATGCTCTTTAGAGAAAATCCATCCGGGAGTAAGGTCTCAGGGAAAATCTAGGTGTGGGTGGATCCAAGGAAGGTTCTGGAGTATAAACGCAAATGCAGAGGTGTCCCACCTGGAGGTAAGAGGACCAGCCTTTTATTCACTTATGTCTACTGACTGTGGGTACAACAGGTGTGTGACTCCTGAGGAGGCAATGTCCACTGGTAGGGAGCCAAATGGGACGTGATCAGCAGGCATTGTGGGCAGGGGGTTGTAATATGAGGGGAGAGCAGTTGAGATGCTGGACCCTGCGGTCTCAGataggagcaggggtgggggacagatgGGAGGTCCCAGTGAGGTCTAGAAGCAGATGTAATGTGTGTgatgagagcagggaggagggaggatgtgGACAGTTCTGCTGACCAAGggaaaccaaaaccaagaaataaagGTGTTAAAAATGTCACCTTGAGTTGTTGGGACCACAGGGCAGGGACGATTTCTCTAAATATAGATGCTTTGTTGAGAAAGAGGGTGT
This window of the Canis lupus dingo isolate Sandy chromosome 5, ASM325472v2, whole genome shotgun sequence genome carries:
- the DHRS7C gene encoding dehydrogenase/reductase SDR family member 7C isoform X2, yielding MGVTAVLMLPLLLLGISGLLFIYQEVSRLWSKSAVQNKVVVITDAISGLGKECARVFHTGGARLVLCGKNWERLQILYDALISVADPSKTFTPKLVLLDLSDISCVQDVAKEVLDCYGCVDILINNASMKVKGPAHKISLELDKKIMDANYFGPITLTKALLPDMISRRTGQIVLVNNIQGKLGIPFRTAYAASKHAALGFFDCLRAEVEEYDVVVSTVSPTFIRSYHVDPSQGNWEASIWKFFFRKLTYGVHPVDVAEEVMRTVRRKKQEVFMANPIPKAAVYIRTFFPEFFFAVVACGVKEKLNVPEEG
- the DHRS7C gene encoding dehydrogenase/reductase SDR family member 7C isoform X1, with amino-acid sequence MGVTAVLMLPLLLLGISGLLFIYQEVSRLWSKSAVQNKVVVITDAISGLGKECARVFHTGGARLVLCGKNWERLQILYDALISVADPSKQTFTPKLVLLDLSDISCVQDVAKEVLDCYGCVDILINNASMKVKGPAHKISLELDKKIMDANYFGPITLTKALLPDMISRRTGQIVLVNNIQGKLGIPFRTAYAASKHAALGFFDCLRAEVEEYDVVVSTVSPTFIRSYHVDPSQGNWEASIWKFFFRKLTYGVHPVDVAEEVMRTVRRKKQEVFMANPIPKAAVYIRTFFPEFFFAVVACGVKEKLNVPEEG